From a region of the Corallococcus coralloides DSM 2259 genome:
- a CDS encoding GPW/gp25 family protein codes for MARAPFLDKFATRRERTNTRDSLEHVMRNIEAVLNTKKGYGFFMHDFGLGGYTEKLGTRELVEALTAEIQQEVTQHEPRLVEPEVKLRGRDSSLWLYFDCKGTFDGQPCHLSLMFHSTTGRVRVQAEDT; via the coding sequence ATGGCGCGCGCACCCTTCCTGGACAAGTTCGCGACCCGCAGGGAGCGCACCAACACGCGCGACAGCCTGGAGCACGTGATGCGCAACATCGAAGCCGTGCTCAACACGAAGAAGGGCTACGGCTTCTTCATGCACGACTTCGGGCTGGGCGGGTACACGGAGAAGCTGGGCACGCGCGAGCTGGTGGAGGCGCTCACCGCCGAAATCCAGCAGGAAGTCACCCAGCACGAGCCCCGGCTGGTGGAGCCGGAAGTGAAGCTGCGCGGCCGTGACAGCTCGCTGTGGCTGTACTTCGACTGCAAGGGCACGTTCGACGGACAGCCCTGCCACCTGTCGCTGATGTTCCACTCCACCACCGGCCGGGTGCGCGTGCAGGCGGAGGACACCTGA
- a CDS encoding type VI secretion system baseplate subunit TssF, protein MKDFSEKIYLDFLSELDGLERFRQRFQERHPAAPLDREDPDVRRLIEAMAFFSVQTRHATLHNLRSTWRRLFAGFFDFLLEPVPAAAMAQAVPTEKMVEPVLLTRGTELRLTPAEGVSGSFRLQRDLRVMPIFLKGTDVVPQVRSGHRLILRFESRFARKDPIDVLSLHVRHLDDYRSSLAVFHALRKHVKQVSVVYDEEADEHSVGSPCEVSFNRDPPAPDDSGLYAHPFQRLRAFFQFPEQQLFVHVKVPPPRGSSWMRFCICLDLDKDWNIGRSLHPDFFQLFTVPVVNLKAEPAQVVVADGTRAEHPIISMSAGREFTLHSVTGVFEMTKAGLAPLRPAFLPGKGPSYEVDETFDEKLASRQSLIVRMPEAFTAPRKIVLEALWHQPQFSAQAAGRVEVSVPGRHIEGLKWQTVGSLQPHRDSVLRDDVEALTQFLAWKAKPTLGRDEVVALLGHLGTPAESPFRRVLPWLKELKFSVVPDSALKGSGIRHAYEAVMEPFDQSFEPVVICFLEQLRDLLDAWNNEATVDLKASVAGLGPLQLPT, encoded by the coding sequence GTGAAGGACTTCTCCGAGAAGATCTACCTGGATTTCCTGTCGGAACTGGACGGGCTGGAGCGCTTCCGTCAGCGCTTCCAGGAGCGGCACCCGGCGGCCCCGTTGGATCGCGAGGACCCGGACGTGCGCCGCCTCATCGAGGCGATGGCGTTCTTCTCCGTGCAGACGCGGCACGCCACGCTGCACAACCTGCGCTCCACCTGGCGCCGGCTGTTCGCGGGCTTCTTCGACTTCCTCCTGGAGCCTGTGCCCGCCGCCGCCATGGCGCAGGCCGTGCCCACGGAGAAGATGGTGGAGCCGGTGCTCCTCACCCGGGGCACGGAGCTGCGCCTGACGCCCGCGGAAGGGGTGTCCGGCTCCTTCCGGCTCCAGCGCGACCTGCGCGTGATGCCCATCTTCCTCAAGGGCACGGACGTGGTGCCGCAGGTGAGAAGCGGCCACCGGCTCATCCTCCGCTTCGAGTCCCGCTTCGCGCGCAAGGACCCCATCGACGTGCTCAGCCTGCACGTGCGGCACCTGGACGACTACCGCTCGTCTCTGGCGGTGTTCCATGCGCTGCGCAAGCACGTGAAGCAGGTGAGCGTCGTCTACGACGAAGAGGCGGATGAGCACTCCGTGGGCAGCCCCTGCGAGGTGTCCTTCAACCGCGACCCGCCCGCGCCGGACGACAGCGGCCTCTACGCGCACCCGTTCCAGCGCCTGCGCGCGTTCTTCCAGTTCCCGGAGCAGCAGCTCTTCGTGCACGTGAAGGTGCCGCCGCCGCGTGGCAGCTCCTGGATGCGGTTCTGCATCTGCCTGGACCTGGACAAGGACTGGAACATCGGCCGCTCGCTGCACCCGGACTTCTTCCAGCTCTTCACCGTGCCGGTGGTGAATCTCAAGGCGGAGCCCGCGCAGGTGGTGGTGGCGGACGGAACGCGCGCGGAGCACCCCATCATCAGCATGAGCGCGGGGCGCGAGTTCACCCTGCACTCGGTGACGGGCGTCTTCGAGATGACCAAGGCGGGCCTGGCCCCGCTGCGGCCCGCCTTCCTGCCCGGCAAGGGCCCCAGCTACGAGGTGGACGAGACCTTCGACGAGAAGCTCGCCTCCCGGCAGAGCCTCATCGTGCGCATGCCGGAGGCCTTCACCGCGCCGCGAAAGATTGTGTTGGAGGCGCTGTGGCACCAGCCGCAGTTCTCCGCGCAGGCGGCGGGCAGGGTGGAGGTGTCCGTGCCGGGCCGCCACATCGAGGGCCTGAAATGGCAGACAGTGGGCAGCCTCCAGCCCCACCGCGACAGCGTGCTACGGGATGATGTCGAGGCGTTGACCCAATTCCTCGCGTGGAAGGCAAAGCCCACGCTGGGCCGCGACGAGGTGGTCGCCCTGTTGGGTCACCTGGGGACCCCCGCGGAGAGCCCGTTCCGCCGCGTCCTTCCATGGCTCAAGGAGTTGAAGTTCAGTGTGGTGCCCGACAGCGCGCTCAAGGGTTCGGGGATCCGCCACGCATACGAAGCCGTGATGGAGCCCTTCGACCAGAGCTTCGAGCCTGTCGTCATCTGCTTTCTTGAGCAGTTGAGGGACCTGCTTGATGCTTGGAACAACGAGGCGACTGTTGATCTCAAGGCCTCGGTGGCGGGTCTGGGGCCGCTACAGCTTCCAACATAG
- a CDS encoding DotU family type IV/VI secretion system protein: protein MKLEHWNALLATQRRVRQLLDRALPAEPAPGARRPQGRVGQEALGHLEQALMVELERLRAAFGADLRPDEVEDLIRPFVFFLDEWVLRRLSDAEQHLWPLLQQNLFQVDAGGDLFYEFVEEKLRRNDTPSIVFEMIRFCLAAGFTGRLVGQPERIRELKDRISQRIPQPAAMAPPAPVVPATVPTVYDFPVHYYAVTAAIVLGLPVFLWWVSN, encoded by the coding sequence ATGAAACTGGAGCATTGGAACGCACTCCTGGCCACGCAGCGTCGCGTGCGCCAGCTCCTCGACCGGGCCCTGCCCGCCGAGCCCGCCCCGGGTGCGCGCCGGCCGCAGGGCAGGGTGGGGCAGGAGGCGCTGGGCCACCTGGAGCAGGCGCTGATGGTGGAACTGGAGCGCCTGCGCGCCGCGTTCGGCGCGGACTTGCGCCCGGACGAAGTGGAGGATCTGATCCGCCCCTTCGTCTTCTTCCTGGATGAGTGGGTGCTGCGGCGGTTGTCGGACGCGGAGCAACATCTCTGGCCGCTCCTGCAGCAGAACCTGTTTCAGGTTGATGCAGGCGGAGACCTCTTCTACGAGTTCGTGGAAGAGAAGTTGCGTCGCAACGATACGCCCTCCATCGTCTTCGAGATGATCCGCTTCTGCCTGGCTGCGGGCTTCACGGGCCGCCTCGTGGGGCAGCCGGAGCGCATCCGCGAACTCAAGGACCGCATCTCGCAGCGCATCCCGCAGCCGGCCGCCATGGCGCCGCCCGCGCCGGTGGTGCCCGCGACGGTGCCCACCGTCTATGACTTCCCGGTGCACTACTACGCCGTGACGGCGGCCATCGTGCTGGGGCTGCCCGTCTTCCTGTGGTGGGTCTCCAATTGA